A single genomic interval of Coccidioides posadasii str. Silveira chromosome 1, complete sequence harbors:
- a CDS encoding uncharacterized protein (EggNog:ENOG410QEIT~BUSCO:16640at33183), translating into MADVRALLRNELASRASATDRQKKKRKLESAPTEIRKKLKPIDQAEESAGEENEIEKASPTEETGPSPDIAIVPTANAATENPLPLPAQATASTKQQEAPQAIDEDEWAAFERFVAAPTRTQVPAAVLNSGATISAAPVSAAELAKHEEAQRESRTKAREAELQGEQEEATRSLEEEFDEMEQLDERVKRLKEKREEILRRRQQGLLKDMMNSEGDSVRGNIETPGSGNVFEYEEDEDIDDEDDDEWDNWRFK; encoded by the coding sequence ATGGCCGACGTACGTGCACTATTGCGCAATGAGCTCGCATCACGAGCGTCTGCTACCGAcaggcagaaaaagaagagaaagctcgAGTCCGCACCCACAGAAATACGCAAAAAGCTCAAACCGATTGACCAGGCTGAGGAATCAGCAGGAGAAGAAAATGAGATAGAGAAAGCATCGCCTACTGAAGAAACAGGCCCGTCCCCAGATATTGCGATAGTGCCAACGGCGAACGCTGCGACAGAAAACCCCCTTCCACTGCCAGCACAAgccacagcttcaacaaaacAGCAGGAGGCACCTCAAGCTATTGATGAAGACGAATGGGCAGCTTTCGAGCGTTTCGTTGCTGCACCTACCAGGACACAAGTTCCTGCAGCTGTTTTGAACTCCGGTGCCACAATATCCGCCGCACCTGTCTCAGCTGCTGAATTGGCCAAACACGAGGAGGCACAGCGTGAATCGCGGACAAAGGCTCGCGAGGCTGAATTGCAGGGCGAACAGGAAGAGGCTACACGATCGCTTGAAGAAGAATTTGATGAGATGGAGCAACTGGACGAACGTGTTAAACGACTGAAGGAAAAACGGGAAGAAATATTGAGACGCCGACAACAAGGTTTACTGAAGGACATGATGAACTCTGAAGGCGATTCAGTACGAGGGAATATTGAAACCCCTGGAAGCGGAAATGTATTTGAGTAcgaagaggatgaagacatcgatgatgaggatgatgatgaatggGACAACTGGCGCTTCAAATAA
- a CDS encoding uncharacterized protein (EggNog:ENOG410PHIR~COG:K~BUSCO:8738at33183) — MLKSTYTPLPPLPAGWTEHRAPSGHLYYYNAETKQSTYKRPTAPTLETKPTVFSPEHPPLGLSAAVPGASPANVPFGGAFRFGACRKDDPGSGRRYEKRQPQDRPKSKHPIPGCAPWFLVKTKLGRRFVHNPGTNESFWKFPEHVLKGVVEYDRIERERNERRERGELSEEEDTRRRKEPLPEKEQTGSREAAADEQEEEYSDEYEEVEVTDEEDELQSKRLRTEEGTDQPIEFNEDDIAYQLAAMGEDYGLDPGEYGEPGEEGWEEGAEGLPLTEEDATALFRDLLDDYQINPYTPWEKIIEEGRIIDDTRYTILPNMKSRREAWSNWSRDRIQEHKERKEKEEKKDPRIRYLALLEAHATPKLFWAEFKRKYRKEPEMKDNRMSDKDREKLYRDHISRLKLPESTRKSDFSAFLKSIPLTHLNRSSTIDALDSSILRDIRYISLPSKVRNPLIETYVSTLPDAPEVTDLSVEEKEEKLKKHHERQRREKALADRKAMVQEEKQKHQRALVQGKDMLRHGDEELRKAMLVGKEGLTSHLEEIGKGNTSISGED; from the exons ATGTTGAAATCCACATATACTCCTTTGCCGCCTCTCCCTGCGGGGTGGACTGAACATAGAGCCCCTTCAG GCCATCTATATTATTACAACGCCGAAACCAAGCAATCAACGTATAAAAGGCCTACTGCTCCAACCCTAGAAACCAAACCCACCGTTTTCTCCCCTGAACATCCTCCGTTGGGTCTCTCAGCTGCTGTTCCAGGTGCTTCCCCAGCCAACGTTCCTTTTGGCGGAGCATTCAGATTCGGAGCCTGTCGCAAGGATGATCCGGGCAGTGGTCGGCGTTACGAAAAGCGACAACCGCAAGACCGTCCAAAATCGAAACACCCAATACCTGGGTGTGCACCTTGGTTCCTCGTGAAAACCAAACTCGGTCGCAGATTCGTGCACAATCCCGGGACGAACGAGAGCTTTTGGAAATTTCCAGAACATGTTCTTAAAGGAGTTGTGGAATATGATCGAATAGAGAGGGAAAGGAATGAAAGACGAGAACGTGGGGAATtaagtgaagaagaagatactaggagaagaaaagaaccACTGCCAGAAAAGGAACAAACAGGTTCAAGAGAGGCTGCAGCTGAcgaacaagaagaagagtataGCGACGAGTATGAAGAAGTTGAAGTCActgatgaggaggatgaatTGCAGTCAAAGAGATTGAGGACGGAGGAAGGCACCGATCAGCCAATCGAATTCAATGAAGACGACATCGCTTATCAGCTGGCAGCAATGGGGGAAGATTACGGACTTGACCCCGGCGAGTACGGTGAACCTGGAGAAGAGGGTTGGGAAGAAGGGGCAGAAGGCCTACCGCTTACAGAAGAAGATGCGACTGCTCTATTCCGAGACCTTCTGGATGATTATCAAATAAACCCCTATACACCATGGGAGAAAATCATTGAGGAAGGCAGAATTATTGACGATACGCGATATACTATTctcccaaatatgaaatcaaGGCGTGAAGCATGGTCCAATTGGAGCCGGGATCGTATCCAGGAACACAAAGAGCgcaaggaaaaggaagaaaagaaggacCCACGTATACGCTACCTGGCTCTACTCGAGGCGCATGCAACTCCAAAACTATTCTGGGCGGAATTCAAGCGCAAGTACAGAAAAGAACCCGAAATGAAGGACAATCGCATGTCAGATAAAGATCGCGAAAAGCTGTATAGGGATCACATCTCACGCTTAAAGCTACCGGAGAGCACCCGTAAATCCGACTTTTCAGCGTTCTTGAAATCAATACCACTAACACACCTAAACCGGTCGTCAACAATTGACGCGCTTGACTCTTCGATCTTAAGAGATATTCGTTATATTTCCCTACCATCCAAAGTCCGAAACCCTCTGATTGAGACTTATGTGTCAACTCTTCCAGATGCTCCAGAGGTGACAGACCTCTCAGTAGAGGAAAAAGAGGAGAAATTAAAGAAGCATCATGAACGCCAAAGGCGGGAGAAGGCGCTTGCGGACCGCAAAGCAATGGTTCAGGAAGAAAAACAGAAACATCAGAGAGCGCTTGTCCAAGGTAAAGATATGCTTCGACATGGCGATGAAGAGCTCCGGAAAGCTATGCTTGTTGGCAAAGAAGGTCTGACGAGCCATCTCGAGGAGATTGGGAAAGGAAATACCTCAATAAGTGGTGAAGATTAA
- a CDS encoding uncharacterized protein (EggNog:ENOG410PIQW~COG:O~MEROPS:MER0000554~BUSCO:11630at33183) gives MARRYDSRTTIFSPEGRLYQVEYALEAISHAGTALGILAKDGIVLAAERKVTSKLLEQDTSAEKLYILNDNMICAVAGMTADANILINYARQAAQRYLLTYNEEIPCEQLVRRLCDLKQGYTQHGGLRPFGVSFIYAGYDSLGQFQLFQSNPSGNYGGWKATSVGANNASAQSLLKQDYKDDCDLKEACGMAVKVLSKTMDSTKLSSEKIEVATVGRTKDGTIYHHLWGGDEIDALLKEHGLAKNEEQQSG, from the exons ATGGCGAGAAGATACGACTCACGA ACAACGATTTTCTCTCCCGAAGGGCGCCTTTACCAGGTTGAATATGCTTTGGAAGCCATTTCCCATGCGGGCACTGCCCTCGGAATTCTAGCGAAAGACGGGATTGTCCTCGCCGCGGAGCGCAAGGTAACCAGCAAGCTTTTGGAACAGGACACATCAGCGGAGAAGCTTTATATATTGAACGA CAACATGATATGTGCCGTTGCCGGAATGACTGCCGACGCGAACATTCTGATCAATTACGCCCGCCAGGCTGCCCAGAGATACCTTTTGACATACAACGAAGAAATCCCCTGCGAACAATTGGTCCGGAGATTATGTGATCTCAAACAGGGTTATACACAACACGGTGGACTCCGTCCATTTGGTGTTTCGTTCATTTACGCTGGATATGATTCCCTCGGCCAATTCCAGCTCTTCCAGAGCAACCCCAGCGGAAACTATGGTGGATGGAAGGCGACGAGTGTTGGTGCGAATAATGCTAGCGCCCAAAGCTTACTAAAACAAGATTACAAGGACGACTGTGATTTGAAGGAGGCATGTGGGATGGCCGTTAAGGTGCTGAGTAAGACCATGGATTCAACAAAGCTCAGCAGCGAGAAGA TCGAAGTGGCGACTGTTGGTCGGACGAAAGATGGCACGATCTACCATCACCTCTGGGGGGGCGATGAGATCGACGCTTTGTTGAAGGAACACGGCCTGGCCAAAAACGAAGAGCAGCAAAGTGGGTAG
- a CDS encoding uncharacterized protein (EggNog:ENOG410PR5P~COG:S~BUSCO:16277at33183) yields MCFYNQKKFACGDWSWGSFAAKCNHEYRMGETCGMKLVNHTEFIQVQCKLCEKIATKHRRRDNELARIRRWHDEGGLMKASIEKSQSLVKDLEQEIKQLEYERHTKQRTLGKGGK; encoded by the coding sequence ATGTGCTTCTACAACCAAAAGAAGTTTGCTTGCGGCGACTGGTCCTGGGGTAGCTTCGCCGCCAAGTGCAACCATGAATATCGAATGGGCGAAACATGCGGGATGAAACTCGTTAACCATACCGAGTTTATTCAAGTCCAATGCAAGCTTTGCGAGAAAATTGCGACAAAGCATCGCAGACGAGACAATGAGCTCGCACGGATACGGCGCTGGCATGACGAGGGCGGCCTCATGAAGGCCTCCATTGAAAAGTCACAGTCCCTCGTGAAAGATTTGGAACAGGAGATCAAGCAGCTTGAATACGAACGACACACGAAACAGAGAACCTTGGGCAAGGGAGGAAAATAA
- a CDS encoding uncharacterized protein (EggNog:ENOG410PT5N), giving the protein MFAFVTIAKRTGAHTFNGIGKIRITAQSIAKLPGSGASVKLSTTPAPCRSLSGTCQRSTYVDENDPDSRYAINTERSEYSKSGTDNAVAAQSSAWDIKNQTPESAREESEKEWAREGRSKASPLEVSPANQEVSRFTDESGRGASVIHGPSKRVSPKKGKKVELAAPEAGSDHETTKV; this is encoded by the coding sequence ATGTTCGCATTCGTTACCATCGCTAAAAGAACCGGCGCTCACACATTCAATGGCATTGGAAAAATACGAATAACTGCCCAATCGATAGCCAAGCTACCCGGCTCAGGTGCAAGTGTGAAGTTATCTACCACACCTGCCCCTTGCCGCAGCCTCTCTGGCACCTGCCAGCGAAGCACCTACGTTGACGAAAATGACCCGGATAGCCGCTACGCAATTAACACAGAACGGAGTGAATACTCAAAATCTGGAACTGATAATGCTGTTGCGGCGCAGAGTTCTGCATGGGACATAAAAAACCAGACTCCTGAAAGCGCAAGGGAGGAGTCGGAAAAAGAGTGGGcaagagaaggaagaagcaAGGCAAGCCCGCTGGAGGTGAGCCCTGCAAACCAAGAGGTATCACGATTCACTGACGAATCCGGGCGGGGTGCTTCAGTCATTCATGGTCCAAGCAAGAGAGTCTCGCCAAAAAAAGGCAAGAAAGTGGAACTTGCCGCACCTGAAGCGGGGAGCGATCATGAAACCACGAAGGTCTAA
- the FMP52 gene encoding Protein fmp52, mitochondrial (EggNog:ENOG410PPS2~COG:T) gives MATTAIVGGTGLVGSSIVNILLSSPNVAHIDFLARRPPSTPVTKDLIESHPSKFASYISTDPPSSWASHLRSTTPAPEIFFSTLATTRATAGSLAAQRALEHDANVDLARAAKEAGTKVYVLVSSAGADPSSKLPYMKLKGDIEKSILDLNFEKTIILRPGFLSGQREERRIIEGMVGVIGNAAGWLSKPWLKDWWSNDAVEVARASVSAGLAALKGTEPDGQQKVRILAGKDIVRLGRTEWKEAS, from the exons ATGGCAACAACAGCAATTGTTGGAGGCACGGGCCTTGTG GGCTCGAGCATCGTCAATATCCTTCTCTCCTCCCCCAACGTTGCGCACATCGACTTCCTCGCCCGCCGCCCCCCCAGCACGCCCGTCACTAAAGACCTTATCGAATCCCACCCATCAAAATTTGCATCGTATATCTCCACAGATCCCCCGTCGTCCTGGGCTTCGCACCTCCGTTCAACAACCCCCGCCCCAGAAATATTTTTTTCCACTCTCGCAACCACCCGTGCAACTGCCGGGTCTCTCGCCGCCCAACGGGCCCTCGAGCACGATGCCAATGTCGATCTAGCCCGTGCAGCAAAGGAGGCAGGTACAAAAGTATACGTCCTTGTCTCCTCCGCCGGAGCGGACCCATCCTCAAAACTACCGTACATGAAGCTCAAGGGGGACATTGAGAAGAGCATCCTAGATTTAAATTTTGAGAAAACAATCATCCTTCGACCTGGTTTCCTTTCCGGACAGAGAGAGGAACGTAGGATCATTGAGGGGATGGTCGGTGTGATTGGGAATGCGGCCGGGTGGCTTAGCAAGCCTTGGTTAAAGGATTGGTGGTCTAACGATGCTGTAGAGGTTGCGCGCGCATCTGTGAGCGCAGGGTTGGCGGCTCTGAAGGGCACGGAGCCCGATGGGCAGCAAAAGGTGAGAATTTTGGCCGGCAAGGATATAGTTCGCCTGGGACGGACAGAATGGAAAGAAGCCTCCTAA